CGCACAAGGCAAAACAAAAGGGGATACGTGTACGCAATGGAAGCCGGAGAGGTAGAGAGCAAACGCCCCGTGCATATGAACGTGtgacagggggaggggcccgACGGTGTCGACCGAGGCACTTCAGATGCGCAAGCATTCCtatcctcctccctcaccaGCATACGTAGAGGAGCACGTCATGTGTTTCGGTGTGTGAGTGAGTcgtggctgcggtgcttGTGCGCATCATGCTGGCGTGTCCGCCCCTTTCCATgccgttgtgtgtgtgtgtgtgtgtgtgtgtgtgtgtgtgcgtgtgtagaTGTCTGTCCATAACCTCACCTCTTGCCTGGTCCCGCCCTCTTCTACGCCCTTTTACGTGCTTTCATCATCGTCGATCACCACGTCCGAGCACGGCTCCCCGACGTGCACAGCGACATCGTCGGACTCGAATCGAaaacgagagaaaaaaaaacgtgcaAGCAGTGTCGCAGCAGAGGCCCCGCGCAGAAAAGCAGCTGCCGAGCACGCCCGTCTTCTCCCCAacctcctcccgccccctGCATCTCGTGATTGGCAACACACGGTGCATGCGCCACGGCACACGAAAAATCACCGATCAATTCATCAGCGCACGCCGTCAActacacacgcagacaggcACACGTACATGGTAGGCAGTGGCACAGGGCATCACGTCATTCCTTCACCTTTTCTGCTGTTGCCTTGTCCGTTCAATGCTGCATTTCCAGCTCACGCACCTCTTGCTctcccacgcacacgcgcaccttACTTCCGtgcagccggcgctgcgccatccctttccttttctggCTCTGGTCACCGGCGTCATACACCCAACCACGCGACCAAACCTACACACGTTGCACTCCATAGATCATTCACGCtcgcgcacatgcacccCTGGCGCCTCCTCTCGCCCTTAGTTGTTTTAATCTCTTCGCATGAGAGTGCCTCGATTGCGGACTGACGCTGCTTCCCCGGCCAGTCCTCGCACGTAGCGGATGAACTGCCTGTGCGACCACCCCGCGCGCTACCTCATCAGCCGTGATGGCAAGCCGTGCTACACCTGCGCACtcgggcgctgccgcttctaCGCGCTGGCCCCAGTGCAGTGCGAGGGGTACACCCGCGTCACGCTGGGTGCCCCGGGATGCCCTCTAGCCGACACTGGCGTTGTGCTGCGCTTTGAGGCTCTGGTACACCCGACAAGCAAGGACGTCGCGTGCTTCATGATTCGCGTGCAGGGGGAAGCGTCGAGGTGGGACACGCTTCGCCTTGCAGTTCTGCAGGATTCTCAGTTTGAGGGCATGTGGTACACCGCCGGGCGGGCTTTCCTGTACCCCATGGCGCAGTACActcgcctcgtcgccgccctcaAGGCCCGTTCACTGCCGCACGTGGCGTTCGAGGAGATCCCTAGCTTCTACTTTCGCTGCGTGGAGCGGATGCGGCAACTTCCACGGCAGTACGCGGATGACGTGGCCGCTGGGCGAGCCTGCCTACCGGACGCAGAGGACTGTGTGTACCGGCGCCTGAAACCGTTCCAGCGGGATGGTGTGCGCTTCGTTCTGgagcgccacggccgcgCCATGATTGCCGATGACATGGGACTCGGCAAGACGGTGCAagccatcgccgtcgctcATCACTACCGGGACGAGTGGCCGGTGCTGGTCGTGTGCCCCATGTCGCTCATGGAGAACTGGGCGAAGGAGTTCAACAAGTTCTGCGGTATCCCGTTCGCACGCATCGCCATCCTGCAAGGTGCCAAGGCAACGGCGACGAGCCTGCAGGCCGTCGCGATCGTCTCCTACAGCTCCCTGAAGTGTGTCGAGGACGCCCACTTCAACGTGGTCATCCTCGACGAGTCGCACTACATCAAAGCCGGGGCGGCaaagcgcgcgcagcagtcACTCAAGCTCTGCCGCGCGAGCCGCCGTGTCATCCTCCTGTCAGGCACGCCAGCCATGTCACGCCCCATCGAGCTgtacgcgcagctgcaggccatCCAGCCAAGCCTAGTGCCGAGCAAGGCCCAGTTCGGTGCGCGGTATTGCAACTCCTTTGTCGGCCGCTTCGGCATCGACATGACCGGTCACGCCCATCCCGATGAGCTGCACagcctgctgcgccacttCCTGATTCGCCGCACAAAGCGCGAGCTCGGCAGTGAGCTGCCCTCCAAGTCTCGCCAACTGCTCTACATGTACATCacggagaaggaaaagaaggcgctggagaagcAGATCATCGCGTTGCGCCGTAGCCTTAGCTcgacgtcagcagcagcctccaGCTCGACTTCTTCTCTCGTGGACAATGGCGGGGGCGACTCGGCTGCGCGGGCACCAAACGTATTCGAGATGAAGATGGCCACCGCACGTGCCAAGATACCCGCGGTGCAGGATTACGTCAGCGGTATTGTGGAGCAGCACCTCGATTCAGGTGAGAAGCTCATCCTGTTCGCACATCACCAGTGCATGATGGAGGCGCTCCGGAGCGCggtcgaggcggtgcggccgcgccAGCCCATCGACTACATCTACATCTCCGGCGACACGCCACCGGCGCAACGTGAGCCAGCTGCGGAGCACTTTCGAACAGAAGCGACATGCACGGTCGCTATCCTTTCCATGCAGTCCAGCGGCATTGGTCACAACTTCACGTGTGCGTCCACGGTAGTCTTCACTGAGCTGGATTGGAACCCCAGCACCCACTTGCAGTGCGAGGATCGCGTGCACCGTATCGGCCAGGCGCAGCCGTGCCACATTAAGTACCTACTGGCCGAGGGCACCTCCGACAGTGTCATCTGGCCGCTGCTACAGACGAAGCTGAGCGTGACCGCGGCCATGTTCGAGACGTCGAACGTGACTGGGGCGGAGGTACGcctgcacgacggcgccgacaaGCAGAACGTGGTCAGGCGCGACGTGGTGGCCGCGACAACCTCGTCGACCCCGTCCGCATCGCAGCAGAGCACGCTGGACCAGTTtatgcagccgcagccgtcgcaagcagcgtcgaggaggggcgaggaaGTCGACGGCGTCGTTGTATCAATGCAGGAGTCGCCGCGAGTCAGCGTTCATTCACAGTCGTCGACCGGGCACGCGGCACTTGCATCGctggagagagacgcgccgCCACTCTTACTGACACCGGCAAACCTcacccagcagcagcgacagccgcTGACCCTCATCGGCACCCCCATCTCCGCCTTCTGCGGGAgcacgagcggcagcggcgtcgccaccgcatcggctaccgcgacgacggcaccgacaaccccgccgccgccgccgctgattCCGTTCTCTGAGATGTGCGACAACTTCGTGGGGACCTCTGCGCCGCAGTTGAGCAACTCCTCGGCATCGCGTCTGCCGCGCCTCTCTGCCAGCAGTGGCATCGGCACGACACACCCAACCGCGctgtcctcgtcgctgtctaCAATGGTGCCTGGCCCCGCACCGAAGAGTGCCAATACCACATCTGTGCTCGACCTCATGCGCCGCACGTCGTCCACAAAGTCGGGGGCCGGGTCATCTGCAGCGGAACCGTCCCAttcagcgcgcgctgctgctgtttcctTGGTCGTGGACCTCACTGAGACGGCCTCAACTCAGCCGGTAGCCATGCAGCCACTGTCATCGATGGTGTCGCCTCCCGCGCCAATGCGATCGCTCCCGTCGTCATCGGACGTCTCGCTCCCAACGATGGACATTACCGCCTCAGCCGGTGCCGTGGCCCCACCACGTCGCACTGTCTTCACCTTATCCAAAACGGGCACTCAGGCCTTCATGAAcacagcggctgcgtcgacgctgacgagcagctgctcagGCAGCCGCGCTCTTTGccctgcggcaccgccggcattGCCAGTGGCGCCGAagaccgccgccgtgcacgtGCCGATGCGACCCGATTTGCACTTGAAGCGGCCACGCACTGATACcgagcacggcagcggcggcagtacCAGCAAGCGCGTCAACACCACCAGTGGCGATGCGAACGCCCTTGCGGCAACAGCCGTTGCACGAGTAGAGGTGAGCTGTGCAGCAGggccagccgctgctgcgactctTGCACCCCTTCCGCCCCCAACCACTCGGTCCGTGCAAACGCAGCCGGTGATGGTGCACCCTATCATGCTAGctgtgtcgtcgtcgtcatcctccGAGCCGTCGCAAGCTTCCTCGGCGCCATCTCCTGTCGCCACCA
This genomic stretch from Leishmania donovani BPK282A1 complete genome, chromosome 24 harbors:
- a CDS encoding DNA helicase, putative, encoding MNCLCDHPARYLISRDGKPCYTCALGRCRFYALAPVQCEGYTRVTLGAPGCPLADTGVVLRFEALVHPTSKDVACFMIRVQGEASRWDTLRLAVLQDSQFEGMWYTAGRAFLYPMAQYTRLVAALKARSLPHVAFEEIPSFYFRCVERMRQLPRQYADDVAAGRACLPDAEDCVYRRLKPFQRDGVRFVLERHGRAMIADDMGLGKTVQAIAVAHHYRDEWPVLVVCPMSLMENWAKEFNKFCGIPFARIAILQGAKATATSLQAVAIVSYSSLKCVEDAHFNVVILDESHYIKAGAAKRAQQSLKLCRASRRVILLSGTPAMSRPIELYAQLQAIQPSLVPSKAQFGARYCNSFVGRFGIDMTGHAHPDELHSLLRHFLIRRTKRELGSELPSKSRQLLYMYITEKEKKALEKQIIALRRSLSSTSAAASSSTSSLVDNGGGDSAARAPNVFEMKMATARAKIPAVQDYVSGIVEQHLDSGEKLILFAHHQCMMEALRSAVEAVRPRQPIDYIYISGDTPPAQREPAAEHFRTEATCTVAILSMQSSGIGHNFTCASTVVFTELDWNPSTHLQCEDRVHRIGQAQPCHIKYLLAEGTSDSVIWPLLQTKLSVTAAMFETSNVTGAEVRLHDGADKQNVVRRDVVAATTSSTPSASQQSTLDQFMQPQPSQAASRRGEEVDGVVVSMQESPRVSVHSQSSTGHAALASLERDAPPLLLTPANLTQQQRQPLTLIGTPISAFCGSTSGSGVATASATATTAPTTPPPPPLIPFSEMCDNFVGTSAPQLSNSSASRLPRLSASSGIGTTHPTALSSSLSTMVPGPAPKSANTTSVLDLMRRTSSTKSGAGSSAAEPSHSARAAAVSLVVDLTETASTQPVAMQPLSSMVSPPAPMRSLPSSSDVSLPTMDITASAGAVAPPRRTVFTLSKTGTQAFMNTAAASTLTSSCSGSRALCPAAPPALPVAPKTAAVHVPMRPDLHLKRPRTDTEHGSGGSTSKRVNTTSGDANALAATAVARVEVSCAAGPAAAATLAPLPPPTTRSVQTQPVMVHPIMLAVSSSSSSEPSQASSAPSPVATTPRRTLFKLVGKASGAPSSPMPAKPQ